In Streptomyces dangxiongensis, one DNA window encodes the following:
- a CDS encoding Rv1733c family protein, with amino-acid sequence MPLKAFRGPKVWLWRWRRNPLKRRADVLEAWVVLGTLLLTVLAGVPAGLAAARSVEHGLARQRATWHPAVARVAARVPGPSRPSGSHASAGERIWAEVRWTAADGSAHTGQVRVEPDIRAGTPVTVWTDPRGHLVSRPTTASEAAFRATLIGLLVGVSTAAVPLAGGLAARARLERRRLDAWDTEWARLGPQWGRTV; translated from the coding sequence ATGCCCTTGAAGGCGTTCCGTGGTCCGAAGGTGTGGCTGTGGCGCTGGCGGCGCAACCCGCTCAAACGCCGGGCCGACGTGCTGGAGGCCTGGGTGGTGCTCGGCACCCTGCTGCTGACCGTTCTGGCCGGAGTGCCGGCCGGCCTCGCGGCGGCCCGCTCGGTGGAGCACGGACTCGCCCGCCAGCGCGCCACCTGGCACCCCGCTGTCGCCCGGGTCGCCGCCCGGGTCCCGGGGCCGTCCCGCCCCTCCGGCAGCCACGCCTCCGCCGGTGAACGGATCTGGGCCGAGGTCCGCTGGACGGCGGCCGACGGCTCTGCCCACACCGGTCAGGTGCGGGTGGAGCCCGACATCAGAGCCGGCACACCGGTCACCGTCTGGACCGACCCGCGGGGCCACCTCGTCAGCCGCCCCACGACCGCGTCCGAGGCCGCCTTCCGGGCCACGCTGATAGGCCTCCTGGTCGGCGTGAGCACCGCCGCCGTACCCCTCGCCGGCGGCCTCGCCGCACGGGCCCGCCTGGAACGCCGCCGCCTGGACGCCTGGGACACGGAATGGGCCCGCCTGGGCCCACAGTGGGGACGCACGGTCTGA
- a CDS encoding HEAT repeat domain-containing protein: MFTGIDEVDWATLRHAHGSAEDMPGWLRALASTDAAERAAALDRMYGAVHHQGRVYDSTLACVPFLFALAARADVPDRGCIVELLVSIGGLGGSHGTGGVSGVDGAGGLSGTEGVEGGVRSVGGGEIGVSGAGGSHGIGDIDGESPADEGPDRRAREAVRAGAASFARLAADPDPAVRRTAAGAVVRFLDEPLRVLELLRQRLHDERDDCVLLALTEALGLFAHRYPAHADTAMAHLADHSGPSSSPALRLAALGQLALHAPGRLPVGLVPTVVRLLRERSARRVLAREHRGPDTLVGRIRRLRPSDEEGAVLLRTLHGALGDRVMARLALLAGQLTSPDPVDRCNAVWMSAGLFRGWRGDHGGVVRLLGTQLGTEEDRLRDAAVSVLAELFALAVPAADDLHALVATRPDLWTHRWERCPPTLGGPLKALTRAGDPRAVPALAQLLAGPAAPVGLGFEIAHLGRAAAPLAPALRHRLGRVPLASPTAARLAAPLLTAVRATGDTDAVPELLRLLSDPPGGPEARDAVVGQVIGTLAALGAAEQARPLLGRLLDTRHAAVAAGALWSADGDVSAVLPVLVRELTQADPVARHHAVRALGSMGPAARAALPALRRLARSGPARERVPAACALWHITAEPGPVRPVFRAAWAEDPRTRVPVARCLTTMGSAAAPLRDLVTSELDAPRRHMATGDGAYGSQDIPADEELIRLCREVLASL; this comes from the coding sequence GTGTTCACGGGGATCGACGAGGTCGACTGGGCCACGCTGCGGCACGCGCACGGCAGCGCGGAGGACATGCCCGGATGGTTACGGGCACTGGCGTCCACGGACGCCGCCGAGCGGGCGGCCGCGCTCGACCGGATGTACGGCGCGGTGCACCACCAGGGCAGGGTGTACGACTCGACGCTGGCCTGCGTCCCCTTCCTGTTCGCGCTCGCCGCCCGCGCGGACGTGCCCGACCGGGGTTGCATCGTGGAACTCCTGGTCAGCATCGGCGGCCTCGGCGGCAGCCACGGGACCGGCGGCGTCAGCGGCGTCGACGGGGCCGGCGGCCTCAGCGGGACCGAGGGCGTCGAAGGCGGCGTCCGCAGCGTCGGAGGCGGCGAGATCGGTGTCAGCGGGGCCGGTGGCAGCCACGGCATCGGTGACATCGACGGGGAGAGCCCGGCCGACGAGGGCCCGGACCGGCGCGCGCGGGAGGCGGTCCGCGCGGGTGCCGCGTCCTTCGCCCGGCTCGCCGCGGACCCGGATCCGGCCGTGCGCCGGACGGCGGCCGGCGCTGTGGTGCGCTTCCTGGACGAGCCGCTCAGGGTCCTGGAGCTGCTGCGGCAACGGCTGCACGACGAACGGGACGACTGTGTCCTGCTCGCCCTCACGGAGGCCCTCGGCCTGTTCGCGCACCGGTACCCCGCGCACGCCGACACCGCGATGGCGCACCTGGCGGATCACAGCGGCCCGTCGTCCTCGCCCGCGCTGCGGCTCGCGGCACTCGGACAGCTCGCGCTCCACGCCCCGGGCCGGCTCCCCGTCGGCCTGGTGCCGACGGTGGTCCGCCTGTTGAGGGAGCGGTCCGCGCGGCGCGTCCTCGCCCGGGAGCACCGCGGCCCGGACACCCTGGTGGGTCGCATACGCCGGCTGCGGCCCTCCGACGAGGAGGGCGCCGTGCTGCTACGCACGCTGCACGGCGCGCTCGGTGACCGGGTGATGGCCCGGCTCGCCCTGCTCGCCGGGCAGTTGACCAGTCCGGACCCGGTGGACCGGTGCAACGCCGTGTGGATGTCTGCGGGGCTGTTCCGCGGCTGGCGCGGCGACCACGGCGGAGTGGTGCGGCTGCTGGGCACCCAGCTCGGCACCGAGGAGGACCGGTTACGGGACGCGGCGGTCTCGGTCCTGGCGGAGTTGTTCGCCCTGGCCGTGCCCGCCGCGGACGACCTGCACGCGCTGGTGGCCACCCGGCCCGACCTGTGGACGCACCGCTGGGAGCGCTGTCCGCCGACGCTGGGCGGCCCGCTCAAGGCCCTGACCAGAGCCGGTGATCCCCGCGCCGTCCCGGCCCTGGCGCAACTCCTGGCCGGCCCGGCGGCGCCCGTGGGCCTCGGCTTCGAAATCGCCCACCTGGGCCGGGCCGCGGCTCCCCTGGCCCCCGCGCTGCGGCACCGGCTCGGCCGCGTCCCGCTCGCCTCCCCCACCGCGGCCCGGCTCGCCGCCCCGCTGCTGACGGCGGTGAGAGCCACCGGTGACACCGACGCGGTCCCGGAACTGCTACGGCTGCTGTCGGACCCGCCCGGCGGCCCGGAAGCGCGGGACGCGGTCGTCGGCCAGGTGATCGGGACGCTGGCGGCCCTGGGTGCCGCCGAGCAGGCGAGGCCGCTGCTCGGCCGACTGCTGGACACTCGGCACGCGGCCGTCGCCGCGGGCGCGCTGTGGTCGGCGGACGGGGACGTGTCCGCCGTACTCCCCGTCCTCGTCCGTGAGTTGACGCAGGCCGATCCGGTCGCCCGGCACCACGCCGTCCGCGCGCTGGGCAGCATGGGGCCGGCCGCCCGAGCCGCCCTGCCCGCACTGCGCCGGCTCGCCCGGTCGGGGCCGGCGCGCGAACGGGTTCCGGCCGCGTGCGCGCTGTGGCACATCACCGCCGAGCCGGGGCCCGTCCGGCCCGTGTTCCGGGCGGCCTGGGCGGAGGACCCCCGCACCCGTGTGCCCGTCGCCCGCTGCCTCACCACGATGGGCTCGGCCGCCGCGCCGCTACGCGACCTGGTCACCTCGGAACTGGACGCCCCGCGTCGCCACATGGCCACCGGTGACGGCGCTTACGGAAGCCAGGACATCCCGGCGGACGAGGAGTTGATACGGCTGTGCCGTGAGGTGCTGGCGAGCCTGTAG
- a CDS encoding acyl-CoA dehydrogenase family protein: protein MASIPAQPQPQSQSQPSSQPQSQSQPSSQPQSQTRPSSHQQPQPSSQLQSAYATHDVTNQAPPLAPYDAAADAALLEGLRREGAGWAEEGVRRLGARAGSVEAQEWGEQANRHEPVLRTHDRFGHRVDEVEFHPSWHHLLRTAVAEGLAGAPWGDDRPGAHVARTAGGLVWGHTEAGHGCPTSMTYAAVPALRTQPDLATVYEPLLTSREYDPELRVPTDKPGLLAGMGMTEKQGGSDVRTNTTTATPTGEPGVYTLRGHKWFTSAPMCDVFLVLAQAPGGLSCFLVPRVLPDGTRNTFRIQRLKDKLGNRSNASSEPEFDRTVAWLVGPEGRGVKTIIEMVNCTRLDCVMSSATLMRKTLVEAGHHTRYRSAFGARLLDQPLMRNVLADLALESEAATTLTLRLAGAADRAVRGDAGERAFRRIATAVGKYWVTKRGPAFTAEALECLGGNGYVEESGMPRHYREAPLLSIWEGSGNVNALDVLRALGREPDSAEALFAELALARGADRRLDTAVAALRDQLAGTDQAGARRLVERMALALQASLLVRHAPHPVADAFCATRLGGDWGHAFGTLPAGTDLDSILERALPGRN from the coding sequence ATGGCCTCGATTCCCGCGCAGCCGCAGCCGCAGTCGCAGTCACAGCCCTCGTCGCAGCCGCAGTCGCAGTCACAGCCCTCGTCGCAGCCGCAGTCACAGACGCGACCCTCATCGCACCAGCAGCCGCAGCCGTCGTCGCAGCTCCAGTCGGCGTACGCCACGCACGACGTCACCAACCAGGCCCCGCCGCTCGCCCCGTACGACGCCGCGGCGGACGCGGCCCTGCTCGAAGGGCTGCGCCGGGAGGGCGCAGGCTGGGCCGAGGAGGGCGTCCGGCGGCTGGGGGCGCGGGCCGGCAGCGTAGAGGCGCAGGAGTGGGGCGAACAGGCGAACCGGCACGAGCCCGTGCTGCGCACCCACGACCGCTTCGGCCACCGCGTCGACGAGGTGGAGTTCCACCCTAGCTGGCACCACCTGCTGCGCACCGCGGTGGCCGAGGGCCTGGCCGGCGCCCCGTGGGGCGATGACCGACCGGGGGCGCACGTGGCCCGGACGGCGGGCGGGCTGGTGTGGGGACACACGGAGGCCGGACACGGCTGCCCGACATCGATGACGTACGCCGCCGTCCCCGCCCTGCGCACACAGCCGGATCTCGCCACGGTGTACGAGCCGCTGCTCACCAGCCGGGAGTACGACCCCGAGCTGCGCGTCCCCACCGACAAACCCGGACTGCTCGCCGGCATGGGCATGACGGAGAAGCAGGGCGGTTCCGACGTCCGGACGAACACCACCACGGCCACGCCCACCGGCGAACCGGGTGTGTACACGCTGCGCGGGCACAAATGGTTCACGTCGGCGCCGATGTGCGACGTCTTCCTGGTGCTCGCGCAGGCCCCGGGCGGGCTGTCCTGCTTCCTGGTGCCGCGCGTCCTGCCCGACGGCACCCGCAACACGTTCCGCATCCAGCGCCTGAAGGACAAGCTGGGCAACCGGTCCAACGCCTCCTCGGAGCCGGAGTTCGACCGGACGGTGGCCTGGCTGGTCGGGCCGGAGGGGCGGGGTGTGAAGACCATCATCGAGATGGTCAACTGCACCCGGCTCGACTGTGTGATGTCCTCGGCGACGCTGATGCGCAAGACACTGGTCGAGGCCGGGCATCACACCCGGTACCGCAGCGCGTTCGGCGCCCGGCTGCTCGACCAGCCGCTGATGCGCAACGTCCTGGCCGATCTCGCGCTGGAGTCGGAGGCCGCGACGACACTCACGCTGCGGCTGGCCGGCGCGGCGGACCGCGCGGTGCGCGGGGACGCCGGAGAGCGGGCGTTCCGGCGCATCGCCACCGCCGTCGGCAAGTACTGGGTCACGAAGCGGGGCCCGGCCTTCACCGCCGAGGCCCTGGAATGCCTGGGCGGCAACGGGTACGTCGAGGAGTCGGGCATGCCCCGGCACTACCGGGAGGCCCCGCTGCTGTCGATCTGGGAGGGTTCCGGGAACGTCAACGCGCTCGACGTGCTGCGCGCCCTGGGTCGCGAACCGGACAGCGCCGAGGCCCTGTTCGCCGAACTCGCCCTCGCGCGTGGGGCGGACCGCCGCCTCGACACGGCCGTGGCCGCACTCAGGGACCAATTGGCCGGAACCGATCAGGCAGGCGCCCGCCGGCTGGTCGAGCGGATGGCGCTCGCGCTCCAGGCCTCGCTGCTCGTCCGGCACGCTCCGCACCCGGTCGCGGACGCCTTCTGCGCGACCCGGCTGGGCGGCGACTGGGGACACGCGTTCGGCACGCTTCCCGCGGGCACCGACCTCGACAGCATCCTGGAGCGCGCCCTTCCCGGCCGGAACTGA
- a CDS encoding pectate lyase, with translation MTSHTSPHALLGGLAALGLTFGMIMTSGAPAGAATWPSANGSQAVSSTISVSGTKDYGMKRLYGSGDLGSDSQDEDQGPILELAPGAVVKNVIIGAPAADGIHCLGSCTLQNVWWEDVGEDAATFLGSSSSNVYTVTGGGAKEASDKVFQFNGAGTLNVSGFAVKNFGTFARSCGNCKTQYKRTINLSGIEATYKGNKLVGINTNYGDSATLKNITIVGDTSKKITPCQKYIGNNTGKEPTTNGSGPDGTYCKYSSSDITYK, from the coding sequence ATGACCTCACACACATCCCCACACGCCCTGCTGGGCGGACTGGCCGCACTCGGCCTCACATTTGGCATGATCATGACATCTGGAGCGCCCGCCGGCGCGGCCACCTGGCCCTCGGCCAACGGCAGCCAGGCCGTCTCCTCCACCATCTCGGTATCCGGCACCAAGGATTACGGGATGAAGCGGCTCTACGGCAGCGGCGACCTCGGCTCCGACAGCCAGGACGAGGACCAGGGCCCCATCCTCGAGCTGGCTCCGGGCGCCGTCGTCAAGAACGTCATCATCGGCGCCCCCGCCGCGGACGGCATCCACTGCCTGGGTAGCTGCACGCTCCAGAACGTGTGGTGGGAGGACGTCGGCGAGGACGCGGCCACCTTCCTCGGCTCCTCGTCGTCCAACGTCTACACCGTGACCGGCGGCGGGGCGAAGGAGGCCAGCGACAAGGTGTTCCAGTTCAACGGCGCCGGCACACTGAACGTCTCCGGCTTCGCCGTGAAGAATTTCGGCACCTTCGCCCGGTCCTGCGGCAACTGCAAGACGCAGTACAAGCGGACCATCAACCTCAGCGGCATCGAGGCCACCTACAAGGGCAACAAGCTCGTCGGCATCAACACCAACTACGGCGACAGCGCGACCCTGAAGAACATCACCATCGTCGGGGACACCAGCAAGAAGATCACCCCCTGCCAGAAGTACATCGGCAACAACACCGGCAAGGAGCCCACGACGAACGGCTCCGGCCCCGATGGCACGTACTGCAAGTACTCCAGCTCGGACATCACCTACAAGTGA
- a CDS encoding SGNH/GDSL hydrolase family protein, which produces MKPPTRASLAPLLGTCVLVLALVVTASALTALVTGTLPTTGTAPTTGTAPAAAARPGRHWVNTWTGMPQPTEPANLPPAPYTGARSVLVDTTLRQTVRVTIGGPRIRLRFSNAYGDTPLPLTAVTVALPRDGRAGVSAVVPGSVRRVTFAGRDSATVPVGAELVSDPLDFALSAGTELTVTAYTAPGQASLALTSHPGSRTTSYLVHGDRTCDEDLPGATGVDHWYLLSDVEVLAPGRAGAVAVVGDSLTDGRGSTTNGNDRWPDQVFDRLRTRPDTSGVAVLNQAAGGNRVLADGLGPNVLARLDRDVLSRSGVAWLILFEGVNDIGTAEATSEAQRAVTADLVAGYRQIVVRAHAQGIRVYGATLTPFGGNTLYDDPAREREASRERVNAWIRTPGHFDAVIDFDRAVRDPAAPDRLLPALHAGDWLHLNPQGYRVLAAAVPEGLFRPTR; this is translated from the coding sequence GTGAAGCCGCCCACCAGAGCGTCCCTCGCCCCGCTGCTCGGCACATGTGTCCTCGTCCTGGCCCTGGTCGTGACGGCCTCGGCGCTCACGGCGCTGGTCACCGGCACGCTTCCGACCACCGGCACGGCCCCGACCACCGGCACGGCCCCGGCCGCCGCCGCGCGCCCCGGCCGGCACTGGGTGAACACGTGGACCGGGATGCCCCAGCCGACCGAGCCGGCCAATCTGCCGCCCGCGCCGTACACCGGTGCGCGGTCCGTCCTCGTGGACACCACCCTGCGGCAGACCGTGCGGGTCACCATCGGTGGGCCGCGCATCCGGCTGCGCTTCTCCAACGCGTACGGCGACACCCCGCTGCCGCTCACCGCCGTCACCGTGGCCCTGCCCAGGGACGGCAGGGCCGGCGTGAGCGCGGTCGTGCCGGGGAGTGTGCGCCGGGTGACCTTCGCGGGCCGGGACTCCGCCACCGTCCCCGTCGGTGCCGAGCTGGTCTCCGACCCGCTGGACTTCGCCCTGAGCGCCGGCACCGAGCTGACGGTGACGGCGTACACCGCGCCCGGTCAGGCGTCGCTCGCGCTCACCTCGCATCCCGGTTCGCGCACCACGTCGTACCTCGTGCACGGTGACCGCACGTGCGACGAGGACCTTCCGGGTGCGACCGGCGTCGACCACTGGTACCTGCTCAGCGACGTCGAGGTGCTGGCGCCGGGCCGGGCCGGGGCGGTGGCCGTCGTCGGCGACTCGCTCACCGACGGGCGCGGCTCCACGACCAACGGCAACGACCGCTGGCCCGACCAGGTCTTCGACCGGCTCCGGACGCGCCCGGACACGTCGGGCGTCGCCGTACTCAATCAGGCGGCCGGCGGCAACCGCGTCCTCGCCGACGGACTCGGCCCCAACGTGCTCGCCCGCCTCGACCGTGATGTCCTCTCCCGAAGCGGCGTCGCCTGGCTGATCCTCTTCGAGGGCGTCAACGACATCGGCACCGCCGAGGCCACTTCCGAGGCCCAGCGAGCGGTGACCGCCGACCTGGTCGCCGGGTACCGGCAGATAGTGGTCCGCGCCCACGCCCAGGGCATCCGGGTCTACGGCGCGACGCTCACGCCGTTCGGCGGCAACACCCTGTACGACGACCCGGCGCGGGAGCGGGAGGCCTCCCGGGAGCGGGTCAACGCGTGGATCCGTACCCCCGGCCACTTCGACGCGGTGATCGACTTCGACCGGGCGGTACGGGACCCCGCGGCGCCGGACCGGCTGCTGCCCGCCCTGCACGCCGGTGACTGGCTCCATCTCAACCCGCAGGGCTACCGGGTCCTCGCCGCCGCCGTACCCGAGGGGCTGTTCCGCCCCACCCGGTGA
- a CDS encoding cation-translocating P-type ATPase gives MVLGLLTEPSAAARLLPAAPRLLARAAAPAAGMAAGAAAGTARAGVRGADAAARVVRVARNALPGAGDHWRSGARAHLALRPVDQEEARRAGGTGHRARRLAEALAEHPDVLVAYWDQGLARLVVTATEEEATDRVVEHAAELAGQHGLVLAGGDVEETTHPADPAGVRAAAATLAADGAGIGVALAAYALRLPPSPRMVTAVVTLLRENPRFRAWLRARLGDSRMDLVLACANAAVHGVGQTPTSLVLDGVLRACQVAETVSRSAAFDAVHDELCAPERISLAPEGLPRPPLRESPALEYASHASAGSLLGAAATLLVKHDGAEAAEAVLAGSPKAARYGPAAFHAVLSAALARTGVLVRDPARLRQLEMAGAIVLHAGALRTDEGEADPWTEPVLDAARRAGLRVVVVDDPALEDFTGLADQVVDARRPLDDVVCEARGDGGAVLVVARVREAGRHDVLAALRAADIAVALTDRDGAVVWGADILALHGLPDVWRVLTAIPAARSVGRRAQTLARSGAALSGLLVAVGETGGGRGRRSLLPGLRHAPVDAGAAAALISGARAALSVAAAGAPHPRPRVHWHELDTDQARERLAHEPEAAPGPFDELTTRVRRATRRVTRHPAVAPARWSYQLGRAVRGELQDPLTPVLAVGSAASAILGSVADALLVVGALDLNALVGGIQRLRAERALSGLVADQKRKARLVPPESEAPAGGTRTVEAGGLRPGDVIQLKGDDVVPADARLLWQDGLEVDESALTGESLPVEKQTDPTPHAPVADRSCMVFEGTTVVAGQARAVVVDIGDRTEAARAVHLASRTPPSAGVQARLQELTRKALPLTLAGGATVTGLALLRGTPIHEAVSGGVAVAVAAVPEGLPLVATVAQLAAARRLSRGGVLVRTPRTLEALGRMDTICFDKTGTLTENRLRLVRTCDADGTVHGVDDPGSAGTVRAAARACPRLNGGSDRPVHATDEAVLAAAGPDPDWTQLADLSFEAARGYAAAVGRGGDGPPVLVVKGAPETVLPACAGLPEHAADSAHALAGSGLRVLAVAERRLGADERESDALERELEGLEFTGLLALSDVPRETSTALVNGLDGAGVRPVMLTGDHPQTARSIAADLGWPEDTVVVTGDELAAADRAARARMLRDAGVVARVAPEQKLQVVEALRDAGRVVGMVGDGANDAAAIRAADIGVGINARGSAAARNAADIVLTADDLTVLIDAVGEGRALWHSVADAIAILIGGNAGEVGFGIIGTLLSGRAPLSTRQMLMVNLFTDLFPSMAVAVTEKEGEADLGHVEEAAGVLGEPLLRQIRHRALTTCLGAVTAWLIGRFTPGTARRSSTMALCGVVGTQLVQTLLDRRDSRLVQVTSLGSALALVAVVQTPGVSRLVGCTPLGPVAWAGVVAAIALALAGQRTLPRLEQTVGRLLPT, from the coding sequence ATGGTCCTCGGCCTGCTGACGGAACCCTCGGCCGCCGCTCGCCTGCTCCCGGCGGCGCCACGCCTGCTCGCGCGGGCGGCGGCACCGGCGGCCGGGATGGCCGCCGGTGCCGCCGCCGGGACGGCACGCGCGGGCGTGCGCGGCGCGGACGCCGCCGCGCGGGTCGTGCGCGTGGCCCGCAACGCGCTGCCCGGCGCCGGTGACCACTGGCGGTCGGGCGCCCGCGCCCACCTGGCGCTGCGACCCGTCGACCAGGAGGAGGCGCGCCGCGCCGGTGGCACCGGTCACCGCGCGCGCCGGCTGGCCGAGGCGCTGGCGGAGCATCCCGACGTACTCGTCGCCTACTGGGACCAGGGGCTGGCCCGCCTCGTCGTGACCGCCACCGAGGAAGAGGCGACGGACCGGGTTGTGGAGCACGCGGCCGAGCTGGCCGGACAACACGGCCTCGTCCTGGCGGGCGGGGACGTGGAGGAGACGACGCATCCGGCCGACCCGGCCGGTGTGCGGGCCGCGGCGGCCACGCTCGCGGCCGACGGCGCGGGCATCGGTGTCGCCCTCGCGGCGTACGCGCTGCGGCTGCCGCCCTCACCCCGGATGGTGACGGCGGTGGTGACGCTGCTGCGGGAGAACCCACGCTTCCGCGCCTGGCTGCGCGCCCGGCTCGGTGACTCCCGGATGGACCTCGTGCTGGCCTGCGCGAACGCCGCCGTGCACGGTGTCGGGCAGACCCCCACCTCCCTGGTGCTCGACGGCGTCCTGCGAGCCTGCCAGGTGGCCGAGACGGTGTCCCGCTCGGCCGCCTTCGACGCGGTGCACGACGAGCTGTGCGCACCGGAGCGGATCAGTCTCGCTCCGGAGGGCCTGCCACGTCCGCCGCTGCGGGAGTCCCCGGCCCTGGAGTACGCCTCCCACGCCTCGGCGGGCAGTCTGCTGGGCGCGGCGGCGACCCTGCTCGTCAAGCACGACGGTGCCGAGGCGGCGGAGGCGGTGCTCGCCGGCTCCCCGAAGGCCGCCCGCTACGGTCCCGCCGCGTTCCACGCCGTGCTCAGCGCCGCGCTCGCCCGTACCGGCGTGCTGGTCCGCGACCCGGCCCGGCTGCGCCAACTGGAGATGGCCGGCGCGATCGTCCTGCACGCCGGGGCGCTGCGCACCGACGAGGGCGAGGCCGATCCGTGGACCGAGCCGGTACTCGACGCGGCCCGCCGGGCGGGTCTGCGGGTGGTGGTCGTGGACGATCCCGCGCTGGAGGATTTCACCGGACTCGCGGACCAGGTCGTCGACGCCCGCCGGCCGCTGGACGACGTCGTGTGCGAGGCGCGCGGCGACGGGGGCGCCGTGCTGGTGGTCGCCCGGGTCCGCGAGGCCGGCCGGCACGACGTTCTGGCCGCGCTGCGCGCCGCCGACATCGCGGTCGCCCTGACGGACCGGGACGGAGCCGTGGTGTGGGGCGCGGACATCCTGGCCCTGCACGGCCTGCCGGACGTGTGGCGGGTGCTGACCGCGATCCCGGCCGCCCGCTCGGTCGGGCGGCGCGCCCAGACACTGGCCCGTTCCGGAGCCGCGCTGTCCGGGCTGCTCGTGGCCGTCGGCGAGACCGGCGGTGGACGCGGACGCCGCTCGCTCCTGCCCGGGCTGCGGCACGCACCCGTCGACGCCGGTGCCGCGGCGGCCCTGATCTCCGGGGCACGCGCCGCGCTCTCCGTGGCGGCGGCCGGCGCCCCGCACCCGCGCCCCCGCGTGCACTGGCACGAACTGGACACCGACCAGGCGCGGGAACGGCTCGCGCACGAACCGGAAGCCGCGCCGGGCCCCTTCGACGAACTGACCACCCGGGTGCGCAGGGCGACCCGACGTGTCACCCGGCATCCGGCCGTCGCCCCCGCCCGCTGGTCCTACCAGCTCGGCCGCGCGGTCCGCGGGGAACTCCAGGACCCGCTCACCCCGGTGCTGGCGGTCGGTTCGGCGGCGTCGGCGATCCTCGGCTCCGTCGCGGACGCGCTGCTCGTCGTCGGCGCCCTCGATCTCAACGCCCTGGTCGGCGGCATCCAGCGGCTGCGCGCCGAGCGGGCGCTCTCCGGACTGGTCGCGGACCAGAAGCGGAAGGCCCGGCTGGTGCCGCCGGAGAGCGAGGCCCCGGCGGGCGGCACCCGCACCGTGGAGGCGGGCGGGCTCAGGCCCGGCGACGTGATCCAGCTCAAGGGCGACGACGTGGTGCCCGCCGACGCCCGGCTGCTGTGGCAGGACGGCCTGGAGGTGGACGAGTCGGCCCTGACCGGCGAGTCGCTGCCGGTGGAGAAGCAGACGGACCCGACCCCGCACGCCCCCGTCGCCGACCGCAGTTGCATGGTCTTCGAGGGGACGACCGTGGTGGCGGGGCAGGCCCGGGCCGTCGTGGTCGACATCGGTGACCGCACCGAGGCCGCCCGCGCCGTCCACCTCGCGTCCCGGACGCCCCCGTCCGCGGGCGTACAGGCCCGGCTCCAGGAACTGACCCGCAAGGCACTGCCGCTGACCCTGGCGGGGGGTGCCACGGTGACCGGCCTGGCACTGCTGCGCGGCACCCCGATCCACGAGGCGGTCAGCGGCGGGGTCGCGGTGGCCGTGGCGGCCGTACCGGAAGGGCTGCCCCTGGTGGCGACCGTCGCCCAGCTCGCGGCTGCCCGCCGGCTGAGCCGCGGCGGCGTACTGGTCCGCACCCCGCGCACGCTGGAGGCGCTGGGCCGCATGGACACCATCTGCTTCGACAAGACCGGCACGCTCACCGAGAACCGGCTGCGTCTGGTGCGGACCTGCGACGCCGACGGCACGGTCCACGGCGTGGACGACCCCGGGTCCGCCGGCACCGTGCGGGCCGCCGCACGGGCCTGTCCCCGGCTGAACGGCGGCTCCGACCGGCCGGTGCACGCCACCGACGAGGCCGTCCTCGCCGCGGCCGGCCCCGACCCGGACTGGACCCAGCTCGCCGACCTGTCGTTCGAGGCCGCGCGCGGTTACGCCGCCGCCGTGGGCCGCGGCGGCGACGGGCCGCCCGTGCTCGTGGTCAAGGGCGCCCCGGAGACCGTGCTGCCCGCCTGCGCGGGCCTTCCGGAGCACGCCGCCGACTCCGCGCACGCGCTGGCCGGCAGTGGCCTACGGGTCCTGGCGGTGGCCGAACGGCGGCTCGGCGCGGACGAGCGGGAGTCGGACGCCCTCGAACGGGAGCTGGAAGGGCTGGAGTTCACGGGACTGCTGGCGCTGTCCGACGTCCCGCGCGAGACGTCCACGGCGCTGGTGAACGGCCTCGACGGGGCCGGTGTGCGACCCGTCATGCTCACCGGCGACCATCCGCAGACCGCGCGGTCCATCGCCGCCGACCTGGGCTGGCCCGAGGACACCGTGGTGGTCACCGGGGACGAACTGGCCGCGGCGGACCGTGCGGCGCGGGCCCGGATGCTGCGCGACGCGGGTGTGGTGGCCCGGGTGGCGCCCGAGCAGAAACTCCAGGTCGTGGAGGCGCTGCGGGACGCGGGCCGGGTGGTGGGCATGGTCGGTGACGGCGCCAACGACGCCGCGGCCATCCGCGCCGCCGACATCGGCGTCGGCATCAACGCGCGGGGCTCGGCCGCCGCGCGCAACGCCGCGGACATCGTGCTGACCGCCGACGACCTGACGGTGCTGATCGACGCGGTCGGCGAGGGCCGCGCCCTGTGGCACAGCGTGGCCGACGCCATCGCCATCCTGATCGGCGGCAACGCCGGCGAGGTCGGGTTCGGCATCATCGGCACGCTGCTGTCCGGTCGGGCGCCGCTGTCCACCCGGCAGATGCTCATGGTGAACCTGTTCACCGACCTGTTCCCGTCGATGGCGGTCGCGGTGACGGAGAAGGAGGGCGAGGCGGACCTGGGCCACGTGGAGGAGGCGGCCGGTGTGCTGGGCGAGCCGCTGCTGCGGCAGATCCGGCACCGCGCCCTGACGACCTGCCTCGGTGCGGTCACCGCCTGGCTGATCGGCCGCTTCACCCCGGGCACCGCCCGCCGCTCCAGCACCATGGCGCTGTGCGGGGTCGTCGGCACCCAGCTCGTGCAGACCCTTCTCGACCGGCGCGACAGCCGCCTGGTGCAGGTCACCTCGCTGGGTTCGGCGCTGGCGCTCGTCGCCGTGGTCCAGACCCCGGGCGTCAGCCGGCTCGTCGGCTGCACGCCGCTGGGCCCGGTCGCCTGGGCCGGCGTCGTGGCCGCGATAGCGCTGGCGCTGGCGGGCCAACGAACCCTGCCCCGCCTGGAGCAGACGGTCGGACGCCTGCTCCCGACCTGA